From a region of the Fibrobacter sp. UWB16 genome:
- a CDS encoding xanthine phosphoribosyltransferase, giving the protein MNFLEQKILADGVVKPGNVLKVDSFLNHQIDIRLMQKIGEEFKRRFADVQFNKVLTIEASGIAIAAFIAYLNDVPVVFAKKGQTVNSTDDKYVAKAYSFTHKKFNDIFVSRPYLKPTDKILIVDDFLADGEASKALIDLVKQAGAELVGVGIAIEKGMQPGGAKLRAAGVRLESIAIVDSMDPETGFIKFREQ; this is encoded by the coding sequence GGTGTAGTCAAACCCGGCAACGTCCTTAAAGTTGACAGTTTCTTAAACCACCAAATTGACATCCGCCTGATGCAAAAAATCGGCGAAGAGTTCAAACGCCGTTTTGCCGACGTCCAATTCAATAAGGTGCTCACCATCGAGGCAAGCGGTATAGCCATCGCGGCATTCATCGCCTACCTGAACGACGTGCCCGTGGTATTCGCCAAGAAGGGCCAGACCGTCAACAGCACCGATGACAAATACGTTGCCAAGGCATATTCCTTCACGCACAAAAAGTTCAACGACATTTTCGTTTCGCGCCCGTACCTCAAGCCGACCGACAAAATTCTCATTGTGGACGATTTCCTCGCCGACGGTGAAGCCAGCAAGGCGCTCATCGACCTCGTGAAACAAGCAGGCGCCGAACTCGTCGGTGTCGGCATCGCCATCGAAAAGGGCATGCAGCCCGGTGGAGCAAAGCTCCGCGCCGCAGGCGTCCGCCTCGAATCCATCGCCATCGTCGATAGCATGGACCCCGAAACTGGATTCATCAAGTTCCGCGAACAGTAA